In the genome of Acidiferrobacterales bacterium, one region contains:
- a CDS encoding substrate-binding domain-containing protein, protein MNRFANEILIAVGLACSLLASVGMAADPIIGLVTKTEDNPFFVEIKDTVLHHADELGIKIYTFAGEYDGDSAKQIEAIETLVDAGVAGILISPSDPAALADAVSKARQAGVIVIAIDTLFEPTQLADATFATDNFRAGELIGMWAKAYMGSAAKNANVVTLDGAGTNVTVDLLRNQGFLSGFGVGIRDPGTMYDEDDERIVGSGATFGSEEGGRSVMQSLLQNNPQIDLVYAINEPAAAGAYAALQESKVDDDAVIVSIDGGCDGVNKVADGELNATVMQFPQRMAVYGIEAVVNFVKNGKMPDNTPGLDFFDTGVTLVTDTPVPGIPSITAQQALMHCWG, encoded by the coding sequence ATGAACAGATTCGCGAATGAAATTCTGATCGCAGTGGGATTGGCGTGCAGTCTGCTTGCGTCTGTTGGTATGGCTGCAGATCCGATAATCGGATTGGTCACCAAGACTGAGGACAATCCATTTTTTGTGGAAATCAAAGACACTGTACTGCATCACGCAGACGAGCTCGGTATCAAGATTTATACATTTGCAGGCGAATATGATGGTGACTCCGCCAAACAGATTGAAGCGATAGAGACTCTGGTTGATGCCGGTGTTGCAGGTATTCTGATTTCACCTTCAGATCCGGCGGCTCTTGCCGACGCGGTCAGCAAGGCGCGCCAAGCAGGTGTGATTGTCATTGCTATTGATACGCTATTCGAACCAACGCAGCTTGCCGACGCGACGTTTGCCACCGATAACTTCAGGGCCGGTGAGTTGATCGGCATGTGGGCAAAAGCGTATATGGGCAGTGCGGCCAAGAACGCGAACGTCGTAACGCTTGATGGGGCAGGTACGAATGTCACGGTGGACCTGTTACGCAATCAGGGGTTCCTGAGTGGTTTCGGAGTTGGCATTCGGGACCCTGGAACCATGTACGATGAAGATGACGAACGCATCGTTGGCAGCGGTGCGACTTTCGGCTCTGAGGAAGGTGGTCGAAGCGTGATGCAGTCATTACTTCAGAACAATCCGCAAATCGATCTGGTATATGCGATCAATGAGCCGGCTGCAGCCGGAGCCTACGCAGCACTTCAGGAATCGAAGGTGGACGACGATGCGGTAATCGTTTCGATAGACGGTGGTTGTGATGGAGTCAACAAGGTTGCCGATGGTGAACTCAACGCCACGGTGATGCAGTTTCCGCAGCGGATGGCGGTCTACGGCATTGAAGCGGTGGTCAATTTCGTCAAAAATGGCAAGATGCCAGACAACACACCAGGCCTTGACTTTTTCGATACAGGAGTGACTCTTGTCACAGATACACCGGTACCGGGAATTCCGTCAATCACTGCGCAGCAGGCTCTGATGCATTGCTGGGGATAA
- a CDS encoding nitronate monooxygenase, with the protein MGTKLPVLLAPMAGACPPELSISVANAGGLGACGVLLMSPEQIVQWCSDFRASSDGPFQLNNWIPDPAPVRDDCEERRVVDFLSQFSGETQPEVAEITAPEFNAQCDAMLESKPRVISSIMGIYPDEFITRMKSQGILWFATVTTVAEALEAQQAGADVIVAQGVEAGGHRGTFRAQDAQQSLAGLFSLIPAIADSVHLPIVATGGIADARGVAAALMLGASAVQIGTGFLRCPQAAIPSAWADEIGKSAPDGTMLTRSFTGRLGRSIATAYTKASAASDAPDPRPYPVQRALTKQMTTAGRRDNDLDRIQAWAGQSASLARAVAADKLTRDLWNGALNLLA; encoded by the coding sequence ATGGGAACGAAACTGCCGGTTTTGCTGGCGCCGATGGCGGGTGCCTGCCCGCCGGAACTCTCGATCAGTGTGGCCAATGCCGGTGGTCTTGGTGCGTGTGGCGTGCTCCTGATGAGTCCTGAGCAAATTGTCCAATGGTGCAGTGACTTCAGGGCTTCGAGCGACGGACCTTTTCAACTCAATAACTGGATTCCCGACCCTGCGCCAGTTCGCGACGATTGCGAGGAAAGACGGGTGGTGGACTTTCTGAGTCAATTCAGTGGTGAGACCCAACCTGAAGTCGCCGAAATCACCGCGCCCGAATTCAATGCTCAGTGTGATGCCATGCTTGAGTCCAAGCCGCGTGTGATCTCAAGCATCATGGGGATCTATCCGGATGAATTCATCACGCGAATGAAGTCACAGGGGATACTCTGGTTTGCCACCGTGACGACAGTGGCAGAAGCGCTCGAGGCACAACAGGCAGGGGCTGATGTGATCGTCGCTCAGGGCGTTGAGGCGGGCGGCCACCGAGGCACTTTCAGGGCACAAGATGCACAACAGTCACTCGCCGGGCTGTTCTCCCTGATTCCCGCCATCGCAGACTCGGTGCATTTGCCAATTGTAGCGACCGGTGGAATTGCAGACGCCCGGGGAGTTGCGGCGGCACTGATGCTCGGTGCCTCGGCAGTGCAAATCGGCACTGGCTTTTTGCGTTGCCCGCAGGCGGCCATTCCGTCGGCGTGGGCTGACGAGATAGGAAAATCGGCTCCTGATGGCACGATGCTCACACGGTCATTTACCGGCAGGCTGGGACGATCGATCGCGACGGCCTACACCAAAGCCTCAGCCGCATCGGATGCGCCCGATCCCCGACCGTATCCCGTACAGCGGGCGCTCACCAAACAGATGACGACCGCAGGGCGTCGCGACAACGATCTGGACAGGATTCAGGCTTGGGCAGGCCAGTCAGCCTCTCTGGCAAGGGCGGTTGCAGCGGACAAGCTGACTCGCGATTTATGGAACGGGGCTTTGAACCTTCTGGCCTGA
- a CDS encoding PaaI family thioesterase: MTNNFKALNPDYESKVRQSFVEQGIMKLMGATIRDVGPGRCIIELPFNEKLTQQDGFFHAGATSTIADSAGGYAALTLMPADSQTLTVEFKINLLVPASGDRLCAEATVIKAGKTLTVSNIEVFSHRGESRKLCAIMQQTTICIPHPD, encoded by the coding sequence ATGACAAATAACTTCAAAGCATTGAATCCGGACTACGAGTCCAAGGTACGACAGAGTTTCGTCGAACAGGGAATCATGAAGCTGATGGGAGCGACGATCCGCGACGTCGGGCCCGGACGCTGTATAATCGAATTGCCGTTCAACGAAAAACTGACTCAGCAAGATGGGTTCTTTCACGCAGGAGCAACCAGTACGATCGCTGACTCAGCAGGTGGATACGCAGCATTGACGCTGATGCCGGCCGATAGCCAGACCTTGACCGTGGAATTCAAAATCAATCTGCTGGTACCGGCTTCAGGCGACAGGCTTTGCGCAGAAGCGACAGTGATCAAAGCCGGCAAGACCTTGACCGTATCGAACATTGAGGTGTTCTCGCATCGCGGTGAAAGCCGAAAACTGTGTGCGATCATGCAACAGACCACCATTTGTATTCCTCACCCGGATTAA